GCAGCCTGTTCCGCTTCGCCGCCCCGCAGAACTTCTATCCTCTTGCCGGCCGGCTCGCGCCCCGGTTCGCGGCGGTGGCCGCGGTGCTCGGTGTGGCCGGCCTGTGGCTGGGCTTTTTCGTCGCCCCCACCGACGCCACCCAGGGCGAGGTCTACCGGGTGATCTTCATCCACGTGCCGGCAGCCTGGATGTCGATGTTCATCTACCTGGTGATGGCGTTCTGGTCGGCGGTCGGCCTGGTCATGAACACCCGCCTGTCCTTCCTCATGAGCCAGGCGCTGGCCCCGACCGGGGCGCTGTTCTGCGTCGTCGCGTTGTGGACTGGCGCGCTGTGGGGCAAGCCGACCTGGGGGGCGTACTGGGTGTGGGATGCGCGCCTGACCTCGCAGCTGCTGCTGCTGTTCCTGTATTTCGGTTTCATCGCCCTCACCCGCGCGATCGAGGATCCGCGCCGTGCCGACCGTGCCGGGGCGATCATCGCCCTGGTCGGCGCGGTGAACGTGCCGATCATCTATTTCTCGGTGCAGTGGTGGAACACCTTACACCAGGGCGCCTCGGTGAGTCTGACCAAGGCGCCGTCGATGGCCGCGACCATGCTCGCCGGGATGCTGGTGATGGCGCTCGCGTCCTGGGCCTACACCCTGGCGGTGGTCCTGTGGCGGGTGCGGCCGATGATCCTCGAGCGCGAACGCCATACCGAGTGGGTGGGGGTGGTGCTCGAACAAGAACTGCGAACCGGCGGAGGGCGTGCCTGATGTCGTGGGAAAGCTGGTCCGCGTTCTGGGACATGGGGGGCGCGGCCTTTTACGTGTGGGGTAGCTACGGCCTCGCCCTCGTCCTGGTGGCGCTCGAGCTGATGCTCGTGCTCCAGCGCCGGAAAGACACTACGCGCCGCCTGCTGCGTTGGCGGCGCGCGCTCGGCAAGGATGCCGGCAGGCAAAACGGCGGTGAGCCCGAACCCGCCACGGAGTCCGAAAGATGAAAGCCCGCAACAAACGTCTGATCCTCGTCGGCAGCGGCGTCGCCCTGCTGGTGGCCGCGGTGGCCCTGGTGCTGAGCGCGTTCCAGCAGAACCTGGTGTTCTTCCATACGCCGTCCGAAGTGGCCGCAGGCAAGGCGCCGACCGGCAAGACCTTCCGCATCGGTGGAATGGTCGAGGAAGGTTCGATCGCGCGCGAGGCCGACGGCCTGACCGTGCGCTTCGCGATCACCGACACCGCGAAGATCATTCCCGTGACCTATCGCGGCACGCTTCCCGACCTGTTCAAGGAAGGCAAGGGCGCGGTGGTGCAGGGCCGCCTCGAAGGCGGCGTGTTCCGCGCCACCGAAGTGCTCGCCAAGCACGACGAGAACTACATGCCGCCCGAAGCCGCGCATGCCGTGGAGCAGGCGCAGAAGGCCGCGCAGACGGTGAGCCAGTGACATGATTCCCGAACTCGGACATTTCGCCCTGATCCTCGCCCTGGTGCTGTCCCTGGTGCAGGCGGTAGTGCCGCTCGTGGGCGCCCGCCGCAACAGCCTGGCGCTGATGGAGGTCGGCCGCCCCGCGGCGCAGGGACAGTTCCTCTTCATCCTGGTCAGCTACCTGTGCCTGACCTGGGCCTTTGTCAGCAGCGACTTCTCGGTGCAGCTGGCGGCGTCGAACTCGCACAGCGCGACTCCGATCTTCTACAAGATCACCGGCGTGTGGGGCAACCACGAAGGCTCGCTCTTGCTGTGGGCGATGTCGCTGGCGCTGTGGACGGTGGCGGTGACGGTGTTCTCGCGCCATCTGCCCGAAGCCTTCCTCGCCCGCGTGCTCGGGGTGCTGGGCTGGGTCAGCGCCGGCTTCATCTCGTTCATGCTGGTCACCTCCAACCCCTTCGACCGCCTGCTGCCGGCCGTGGCCGACGGGCGCGACCTGAACCCGCTGCTGCAGGATCCGGGAATGATCATCCACCCGCCGCTGCTCTACATGGGCTACGTCGGCTTCTCGGTGGCGTTCGCCTTCGCCATCGCCGCGCTGCTGTCGGGGCGCATGGACGCGGCCTGGGCGCGCTGGTCGCGGCCGTGGACGACGGTGGCGTGGGTGTTCCTCACCGCCGGCATTGCGGTCGGTTCGGGCTGGGCCTACTACGAGCTGGGCTGGGGCGGCTGGTGGTTCTGGGATCCGGTGGAGAACGCCTCCTTCATGCCCTGGCTGCTGGGTACTGCGCTGATGCATTCGCTCGCCGTCACCGAGAAGCGCGGCGCCTTCCGCAGCTGGACGGTGCTGCTGGCGATCGGCGCGTTCTCGCTGTCGCTGCTGGGGACCTTCCTCGTGCGTTCGGGCGTCATCACCAGCGTCCATGCCTTTGCCACCGATCCCAAGCGCGGCCTCTACATCCTTGCCCTGCTGGTGGTGGTGATCGGCTTCTCGCTGCTGCTGTACGCGGTGCGTGCACCGAAGCTGGCCGGTGGCGGCAGCTTCGGCTTCGTCTCGCGCGAGACCACGCTGCTCGGCAACAACGTGCTGCTCACCGTGGCGTCGGCTTCGGTGCTGCTCGGCACGCTGTACCCGCTGTTTCTCGACGCCCTCGGCCTGGGCAAGATCTCCGTCGGCCCGCCCTACTTCGAAGCGGTGTTCGTGCCGCTGATGACGCCGGTGGTGGTGCTGATGATGTTCGGCCCCTTCCTGCGCTGGAAGGACGACGACCTTGCCGCGGCGCTGCGCAAGGTGGCGCCGGCCTTCATCGCCAGCGTTGCGATCGGGGTCGGGGTCGCCTTCGCTGTCGATCACCTGACCTGGCGCACCGCGCTCGGCCTGGCGCTCGCGGCCTGGGTCGGGCTGGCCAGCCTGCAACTGCTCCATGGCCGGCTGCGGGAGCGCGCCGGGGCGTCCATCGCCTCGCGCCTGCGCGCGATCACCGCGTCGTGGTGGGGCATGTGGTTCGCCCACCTCGGCGTCGGCGTGTTCATCACCGGGGTGACTCTGGTCGGCAGCCTGGACCAGCATCTCGACGTCCGGATGCAGCCCGGGCAGCATGCCGAGCTGGCCGGCTACAGCTTCACTTTCCGCGGTGCGGTCGAGGCCGACGGCCCCAACTACGACGCCGAGCGCGGCATCGTCGACGTCGCCCGCGACGGTCGCGCGATCGCTACCCTGACTCCGGAAAAGCGCCTGTACTGGGCGCAGGGCATGCCGATGACCGAAGCCGCGATCGACATCGGCCCGTTCCGCGACGTCTATGTGTCGCTCGGCGAGCAGCTCGAGGACGGCGCCTGGATCGTCAGCCTGTACTACAAGCCCTTCATCAGCTGGGTCTGGCTCGGCTGCCTGCTGATGGGGCTGGGCGGGCTGTTCGCCGTTGCCGATCGCCGCTACCGCCGCCTGGCCGCGCGTGACGCCGCCGTTGGCGCCGGCCAGCGCATGCCGGCCCCGGTCTGAGCGGAGCATCGAGGATTTCCATGAAAGCCAAGTTTCTCGTTCCCCTCGCGTTGTTCTTCGGTCTGGCGGGATTCCTCGCCTTCGGCCTGACCCTCAACCCGCGCGAAGTGCCTTCGCCGCTGATCGACAAGCCGGCGCCCGGTTTCAGCCTCGCCCGCCTCGACCAGCCCGAGCAGCGCTTCGCCCTCGAGGAGATGCGCGGCGAAGTGTGGCTGCTCAACGTCTGGGCGTCGTGGTGCGTGGCCTGCCGCCAGGAGCACCCGGTGCTGGTGCGGATGGCGCAGCAGAAGCTGGTGCCGATCGTCGGCCTCAACTACAAGGAAGTGCGCGGCGACGGTGCGATCAACATCCGCGGCATGGCGCCCGAAGCCGAGACCGGGCTGGCGATCGAGCGTGCCCGGCGCTGGCTCACCGATCACGGCGACCCCTACGCCTTGTCGGTGCTCGACATCGACGGCCGGGTCGGGATCGACTTCGGCGTCTATGGCGTGCCCGAAACTTTCCTCATCGACCGCGAAGGCCGGATCCGCTACAAGCACATCGGCCCGATCACCCCGGACAGCCTGCAGAACGAGCTGCTGCCCCGGATCGAGGAGGTCCGCCGTGCCGGTTGAACGCTTGTCCGCCGCGCCCGGGCGGCGCTTGTCCGGCGCCTTCGGCATGCTCGTCCTCGTCGGCGTGCTGGGGCTGGCGCCGGCCGCGCAGGCAGCTGACGCGCCGGCGGCGGCGGTCGATCCCGGCGTGGCGCCGGCGGTGGTCGCCGACCCCGCGCTCGAGGCCGACGTCATGGCCTTGGCGCACAAGCTGCGCTGCCTCGTGTGCCAGAACCAGTCGATCGCCGAATCCAACGCGCCGCTCGCGGTGGACTTGCGCAACCAGGTCCGCGAGCAGCTCGCCGCCGGCAACAGCAAGGGCGAAGTGATCGATTATCTGGTCGCCCGTTATGGCGACTTCGTCCTCTACGAGCCGCCGTTCAAGGCCACCACCGCCCTGTTGTGGAGCGGACCGCTGCTGCTGCTGCTCGGCGGCGCCGGCTGGCTGGCTTACCGCCTGCGCCGGCGCCAGGCCGAAACCGCCGCCGAAGGTGCGCTGAGCACGGCCGAACGCGCCCGCGCCCGTGCCCTGCTGGCCGGCGGTGAAGCGCCCGCCGCCCCCCCTGAATCCCCGGAGTCCCGCTCGTGACCGTCTTCGTCTTGTTTGTCTGCCTGCTGCTGGCGGGCGCACTGCTGTTGATCCTGCCGCCGCTGCTGGGGGCGGGAGCGCGGCAGCGGCGGGCGCAGGCCCGGCAGGAGGCGCTGGCGCTGGCCGTCCTGCGCGAGCAACTGGTCGAGCTCGATACTGAGCTGGCCGCCGGCCACATCGACTCCGCCAGCCACGCCCAAAGCCGCGAGGAACTCGAGCGCCGCGCCCTGGAAGAGGGCGAGGCCGCAGTGGAAGCGACCGGAGCGGCCGATTCCCGCCCCCGTCGCGCCTGGGCGCTGGGACTCGCGCTGGGCGTGCCGGCGCTGGCGGTGGCCGGCTATCTGGCGCTCGGTGAGCCCGAGGCCCTCGATCCGCAGAACGTTGCCGGCCAGCAGGGCTTCACCCAGGCTCAGGTGGCGGAGATGGTCGGTGCCCTCGAAGCGCGCCTGGCGCAGGAGCCCGACAGTGTCGAAGGCTGGAGGATGCTTTCCCGCACCTATCTGGTGCTGCAGGACTACGCCAAGGCCGAGGCGGCCTACGCGCGCCTGGGGAAACTGGTGCCGAACGACCCCGATGTGCTTTCCGACTGGGCCGACGTCGTCGCCATCCAGCGCGGTACGGTCACCGGCGACGCCGAAGCGCTGGCGCAGCAGGCGCTGGACGTGGCGCCGACGCACCCGAAGGCGCTCGCGCTGGCCGGCACGGCGGCCTACCAGCGCGCCGACTACGCGGCTGCCGCAGGCTACTGGGAGCGCATCCTGGCGCAGATTCCTCCCGGCGAGGAGGTCGCCAAGGGCGTGCGCGCCAGCGTCGATGAGGCTCGCGCCAAAGCCGGCCTCGCTCCGCTCGCCGCCGATGCGGGCAGCGCGGCGCCGGGGGCGACGCTGGCGCTGAGCGGCCGTCTGGAAGTCGATGGCGCGCTCGGCGCGCAGGTCGCGCCCGAGGACGTGGTGTTCGTCTTCGTGCGCGGCGGTGACGGCGGTCCGCCGCTGGCGGCGCTGCGCTTCAAGGGCAGCGAGCTGCCGGTGGATTTCCGCTTCGACGGGGCACCGATGATGGGGGCGGAGGTTCCGGTGCCCGCGCGCGTGGTGGTGGCGGCGCGCGTTGCCAAAGGCGGCGACGCCACGCCGCGCAGCGGCGATCTCGAAGGCGCGAGCGCGCCGGTGGCCGCCGACGCGCACGGAGTGAAGGTGGTGATCGACCGCGTGCGCGACTGAGCCGCCGAGGCGGGGCCCGCCGCCGCGGTTCAGCCGCAATACTCGAAGCGCACCCGCTTGACGTTGCACAGCAGCTCGTAGGCGATCGTTCCGGCGGCCTGTGCGACCCGGTTCACCGCGATTTCCTTCCCCCACAGCTCGACCCGGCTGCCGATCCCGGCACCAGGCAGCGCGCTCAGGTCCACGGTCAGCATGTCCATCGACACCCGGCCGATCAAGCGGGCAGGGGCGCCGTCGATGCTCACCGGGGTGCCGTCGGGCACCGTCCGCGGATAGCCGTCGGCATAGCCCAGCGCGACCAGGCCGACCCGGGTCGGGCGCTCGGCGACGAAGCGCCCGCCGTAGCCGAGCGCCTCGCCCGGCGCGATCTCGCGCACCGCCATCACCGCGCTTTCCAGCGTCATCACCGGCTGCAGGCCGTCGTCGGCGGCGGCGAGGGGGGAGGCGCCGTAGAGCAGGATGCCGGGGCGGGCCCAGTCACGGCGGGCCTGCGGCCAGCCGAGAATGGCGCCGGAGTTGGCCAGGCTGCGGGCGCCGTGCAGGCGCGCGGTGGCGGCGTCGAAACGGGCGATCTGCTCGGCGGTGGTGATGACCTGCGGCTCGTCGGCACGGGCGAAATGGGTCATCAGGGCGATTTCGCCGACCTTGCCGCAGGCGCGCAGGCGCCGCCAGGCGGCTTCGAC
The window above is part of the Thauera aromatica K172 genome. Proteins encoded here:
- the ccmE gene encoding cytochrome c maturation protein CcmE — translated: MKARNKRLILVGSGVALLVAAVALVLSAFQQNLVFFHTPSEVAAGKAPTGKTFRIGGMVEEGSIAREADGLTVRFAITDTAKIIPVTYRGTLPDLFKEGKGAVVQGRLEGGVFRATEVLAKHDENYMPPEAAHAVEQAQKAAQTVSQ
- a CDS encoding cytochrome c-type biogenesis protein; this encodes MLVLVGVLGLAPAAQAADAPAAAVDPGVAPAVVADPALEADVMALAHKLRCLVCQNQSIAESNAPLAVDLRNQVREQLAAGNSKGEVIDYLVARYGDFVLYEPPFKATTALLWSGPLLLLLGGAGWLAYRLRRRQAETAAEGALSTAERARARALLAGGEAPAAPPESPESRS
- the ccmI gene encoding c-type cytochrome biogenesis protein CcmI, with the protein product MTVFVLFVCLLLAGALLLILPPLLGAGARQRRAQARQEALALAVLREQLVELDTELAAGHIDSASHAQSREELERRALEEGEAAVEATGAADSRPRRAWALGLALGVPALAVAGYLALGEPEALDPQNVAGQQGFTQAQVAEMVGALEARLAQEPDSVEGWRMLSRTYLVLQDYAKAEAAYARLGKLVPNDPDVLSDWADVVAIQRGTVTGDAEALAQQALDVAPTHPKALALAGTAAYQRADYAAAAGYWERILAQIPPGEEVAKGVRASVDEARAKAGLAPLAADAGSAAPGATLALSGRLEVDGALGAQVAPEDVVFVFVRGGDGGPPLAALRFKGSELPVDFRFDGAPMMGAEVPVPARVVVAARVAKGGDATPRSGDLEGASAPVAADAHGVKVVIDRVRD
- the alr gene encoding alanine racemase, yielding MRPARALIDLDALRHNYRLARRRHGSRALAVVKANAYGHGAVRCARALAGEADGFAVAFLEEALELRAGGIVGPILLLEGVFEAPELDAAATHGLWLVVHHEAQLRMLETTPLAAPVDVWLKINTGMNRAGFLPDAVEAAWRRLRACGKVGEIALMTHFARADEPQVITTAEQIARFDAATARLHGARSLANSGAILGWPQARRDWARPGILLYGASPLAAADDGLQPVMTLESAVMAVREIAPGEALGYGGRFVAERPTRVGLVALGYADGYPRTVPDGTPVSIDGAPARLIGRVSMDMLTVDLSALPGAGIGSRVELWGKEIAVNRVAQAAGTIAYELLCNVKRVRFEYCG
- a CDS encoding DsbE family thiol:disulfide interchange protein, with the translated sequence MKAKFLVPLALFFGLAGFLAFGLTLNPREVPSPLIDKPAPGFSLARLDQPEQRFALEEMRGEVWLLNVWASWCVACRQEHPVLVRMAQQKLVPIVGLNYKEVRGDGAINIRGMAPEAETGLAIERARRWLTDHGDPYALSVLDIDGRVGIDFGVYGVPETFLIDREGRIRYKHIGPITPDSLQNELLPRIEEVRRAG
- the ccmD gene encoding heme exporter protein CcmD, which codes for MSWESWSAFWDMGGAAFYVWGSYGLALVLVALELMLVLQRRKDTTRRLLRWRRALGKDAGRQNGGEPEPATESER
- the ccmC gene encoding heme ABC transporter permease CcmC — protein: MNKPERARSLFRFAAPQNFYPLAGRLAPRFAAVAAVLGVAGLWLGFFVAPTDATQGEVYRVIFIHVPAAWMSMFIYLVMAFWSAVGLVMNTRLSFLMSQALAPTGALFCVVALWTGALWGKPTWGAYWVWDARLTSQLLLLFLYFGFIALTRAIEDPRRADRAGAIIALVGAVNVPIIYFSVQWWNTLHQGASVSLTKAPSMAATMLAGMLVMALASWAYTLAVVLWRVRPMILERERHTEWVGVVLEQELRTGGGRA
- a CDS encoding heme lyase CcmF/NrfE family subunit — protein: MIPELGHFALILALVLSLVQAVVPLVGARRNSLALMEVGRPAAQGQFLFILVSYLCLTWAFVSSDFSVQLAASNSHSATPIFYKITGVWGNHEGSLLLWAMSLALWTVAVTVFSRHLPEAFLARVLGVLGWVSAGFISFMLVTSNPFDRLLPAVADGRDLNPLLQDPGMIIHPPLLYMGYVGFSVAFAFAIAALLSGRMDAAWARWSRPWTTVAWVFLTAGIAVGSGWAYYELGWGGWWFWDPVENASFMPWLLGTALMHSLAVTEKRGAFRSWTVLLAIGAFSLSLLGTFLVRSGVITSVHAFATDPKRGLYILALLVVVIGFSLLLYAVRAPKLAGGGSFGFVSRETTLLGNNVLLTVASASVLLGTLYPLFLDALGLGKISVGPPYFEAVFVPLMTPVVVLMMFGPFLRWKDDDLAAALRKVAPAFIASVAIGVGVAFAVDHLTWRTALGLALAAWVGLASLQLLHGRLRERAGASIASRLRAITASWWGMWFAHLGVGVFITGVTLVGSLDQHLDVRMQPGQHAELAGYSFTFRGAVEADGPNYDAERGIVDVARDGRAIATLTPEKRLYWAQGMPMTEAAIDIGPFRDVYVSLGEQLEDGAWIVSLYYKPFISWVWLGCLLMGLGGLFAVADRRYRRLAARDAAVGAGQRMPAPV